The Echinicola jeungdonensis genome segment GCTCTAAAGACAAAAAGTGTGAGATTAACAACGAAGACGAAAAAGAACAACTTTTTGAAAGTTACTACAACATCTATAACGAACTTGCCGGCTAAACTGGCTTGCTCCTTATTACTTTCATTGACATTTGCCAGTTCATGTACCGATCCAACAGATATCGGCCTGGAACTGGATCCAAACACAAATCAGATAGGGGTTTTCTATAAAGAAATACCCCTTTCTGCTTCTTTGGTGTTGATAGATTCCGTCAATACCACCAATAGCAGTGTTCTGGTTGCAGGAGGGGACATTAGTTCCTATTTTGGCCGGACCGAATCAATAGGGTACAGTCGAATGGCTTTTAACCCTGTCACCACCAAACCTGGGGAAGATGCTATTTTTGATTCAGCGAGATTTGATCTGAACATTATAGGTCTCACCAGTGAGGATATGGATGAGCTCAAGTCCTTTTCCGCACACCAATTGACCGAGCCCATCTTGGACACAGTTTATTATAATTTTGATCAATTGGCCTATGAAGAAACTGCTTTTGCAACAGGATCCTTTGAACTGGAAGCCAATTCAGATACAACCGTTTCAATGGTGGTTGAAGAGGCCTTTGCCCAGGACCTATTCTCAAAATTACAGAATAATGATCCTGTTTTTGAGAATATCTTCACTTTTAGGGATTATTTTCCTGGCTTTGCCTTAAAAGGAAACCCGGATGAGGAAACCACCCTTACTATTCAAATGGGAAGTAGCACAGGGATGAGGTTGTATTACCATAGTGAAGGAGATACCACATCCACCGCATACAATATTACGACTTTCCAATCAAGACATTTTAACGGTGTAATTAGTGACCGCACAGGAACGCCAACTGAAATCGTACAAGTGCCAAATACAGCTTATGACCCCGGTGAATTAGCTGGTAGCAAGGCCAATTTAGGCCTAATTCTGAAGTTAGATATGGAACCATTGAGGACATTTTTGGATACCGCCCATAATATAAACCTCAATCAGGCAAGCTTGGAGATGGGGCCAACGGAAAATTTTTCTGACAGCAAATTACCACCAAGTAATCTGATTATGTATTTTGCAGATGAAAACAACAAAATCCAAACCCGGGAGGCGGATGGGGCTTTGCTTTCTGTACAGAGAGAAAACGCTCCTCAAGTTGCCACCGACAGTGAGGGAAATTATATTCCTGCAGTTTCTTCAGGCGGGTCAAGTGCTTTGATTTTTGATTCAGAAAAATATATTTATCAACAACAAATCACTTCCTACATTAATGCCTTGTACAGATTTGATGAGTTGGATAGGACCGACTTGCTCCTTTATCCCAGAACCCCATCAAATCCAAGTTACATAAATGATTTGGTAAGATCTTTGAGAGAGTATATCGTCAATCAAAATTCGATTTCTCTAAAAATTTACTATTCCAAATTACGTTAAAAATCAAAAAACTTCTTACCCCATTAAATTTCTATTTTTATGTGTGGAATTGTGGCATATGTAGGCAAGCAGGACGCTTTGCCTATCATCATCAAAGGCCTGAAAAGGCTAGAATACAGAGGTTATGATAGTGCTGGAGTGGCTTTATTAAATGACTCTGGACTAAGTGTTTACAAGAAAAAAGGCAAGGTTTCTGAATTAGAAAATTCACTAAAAGATAACGCTAATCTAAAGTCTCTTATTGGGATTGGCCATACAAGGTGGGCAACCCATGGGGAACCCAATGATGTGAATGCCCACCCTCATTATTCCTCTTCGGAAAATTTTGCCATGATCCATAATGGCATCATTGAAAATTACGAAGTGATTAAGACAGACCTCATCAATAAGGGGTATAAATTCCACAGTGAAACAGATTCGGAAGTTTTCATTAATTTCATTGAGGACATTTATAAAAAAAATCAGTGCAGCCTTGAGGAAGCGGTAAGACTTGCCCTTCAAAAAGTGGTAGGTGCTTATGCCATTGTCCTGATGAACAAAGAGGAACCTGATACTTTGATAGCCGCAAGAAAAGGATCCCCTTTAGTTATTGGTGTTGGGAAAGAGGAATATTTCCTAGCATCTGATGCGACCCCAATTATTGAATATACCAACCAAGTGGTGTATTTGGACGATTATGAAATTGCAGTAATCCGGAACAACAACCTTCAGATCAAAACCATTGAAAATGTAGAAACTCACCCCTATATCAACCAGTTGGACATGGAACTGGAAGCCATTGAGAAAGGTGGTTTTGACCATTTTATGTTGAAGGAGATATACGAACAGCCAAGGTCAATTGCAGATTGTATGAGGGGCCGTTTGGATGTTAAATCCGGAAGGTTGGTTCTTGGAGGTTTGCGGGATTATATGAAAAAATTCCAAAATGCTCACAGGATCATCATCACAGCTTGTGGAACTTCATGGCACGCTGGTCTGGTAGCTGAGTATTTATTTGAAGAATTTGCCAGAATACCTGTTGAGGTAGAATATGCTTCTGAATTCAGATACAGAAACCCGGTGATTAATGAAAGGGATTTTGTGATCGCCATTTCTCAATCCGGAGAAACAGCCGATACATTGGCTGCCATCGAGCTGGCCAAATCAAAAGGAGCAACCATCTTTGGGGTGTGTAATGTGGTTGGGTCTTCCATTGCACGGGCAACACATGCTGGATCTTATACCCATGCCGGACCGGAAATTGGTGTTGCCTCAACCAAGGCATTTACTGCCCAAATATCCGTTCTTTCAATGATGGCCCTAATGCTGGGATATCAAAGGGGTACTCTTCCAGAAGGACAATTTATCCAATTTCTCCACGAATTGGAAACGGTTCCTGCCAAAGTAGAGAAAGCATTAGCGCTTAATTCCCAGGTGGAAGAAATCGCAAAGCAATTTAAGGATGTCAGAAATTTCCTTTACCTGGGTAGGGGATATAACTTCCCTGTTGCTCTGGAGGGAGCATTGAAGTTAAAAGAGATTTCTTATATCCATGCGGAAGGATATCCTGCAGCGGAAATGAAACATGGGCCTATTGCACTTATTGACGAGGAAATGCCTGTTGTATTTATTGCAACAAGAGACAGCTCTTATGAAAAAGTAGTGAGCAATATCCAGGAAGTGAAAGCGAGAAAAGGAAAAATCATTGCCGTAGTGACAGAAGGGGATACAATGGTGAAGAAAATGGCCGACCATACCATTGAAATCCCTTCATCCCACGAAGCGTTCGTTCCTTTGATTTCTGTGATTCCGCTTCAACTCCTTTCTTACCATATTGCTGTAATGAGAGGTTGCAATGTGGATCAACCCAGAAATCTGGCCAAATCTGTAACGGTGGAATAAAATCTTTTAAGAAATATTACAAAGGCTCCAAATTTTTAATTTGGAGCCTTTTTTATTGCTTTACCCATTTGAGCACCTGTATTCCTGAAGGATGAATAAAAGAAATAAAATACAAACCAGCACTTTGTTCTTTTAAAGTGTTCTTTAAATCTTGAAATATCAACTTCCCCTTTCCCCTAAATTGGGCAATAAATGTTCCCTGACAGTCCTGGAGGTGAATTTTAAATTCATGCTTTAGCCATTTTTTTGAAACATTGAGATAAAGATTGCCCCCAGAATAGGGGTTGGGTCCAATGGCCAACCCTGTAAATTGAAAGTTTTGATTTTGTTCCAATTTAAAAACGGGACTGAAAATCCGCTTTCCATCTTTTTTTAGGATCTCAATCTGGTAATATGCAAGCTCCCCATTAATAATTCCACCATCCAAAAAAGAATAATCTTGTTTAACCTGATTTACCTTGGGATTAACCTTTCCAATTTTTTCAAAATGATCAATCCCACCCAAGGAACGGTACAGATAAAATAATTTTAAGCGATCCTTTCCTCCAATTTCCCAGAAAATCAGATTTCCCTTCTCAGATTGGTTTGCTCGATAATTCAACCAGTAAACAGGTAATATGGTGGCCACACGATAACTTCCTATGGTAAAGTCATTTCCATTTAATTCATCAAAGGACACCTCCCTTTTGGACCAAGCTTCTCCTCCAACCATTTCTCCTGGCAAATGCATACCGGGAGCTGCTTCTTGATTTCCCACGATCCTTAAATCATCCGCATCCTCCACTATCAGGTTATCAGCTGAAATTTTTAATTCCAAATCCTCCGTTCCTGCCATTGTACCAGAAAAAGTAAAATAACTGTTCAACTGATACAAAATAGGGGTGCCATCATCATCCTGGAAACCGGGATCTTGATTGACACCTTTCGCCTCATGATATTGTATGGTAATATCTGGATTTGAAGCACTATGATTTCCAACTAACTGCAATTTCCGAATCCCTCCCTCTTTTTGATCAATAAATGGGAATGTAGCATTTTCAGCGTTCAAAATTGACGGGATATTTTCATAATGAACTTCGGCCAAATTCAGCCATGTTCCGCCTGTATATTGATAAGAGCCCAAACCAGAAGTATTAAAAAAGAGATTATTGTTTGATAAATCAAGGCTCCCCTTGTTCATCAAAAAGTTATCAATCACCGTAATGTCATTATCCACCCTAATTTCACCAGCAGATTTATCAATCTCCAGCTCATCAACCTCCATAGCCCAATTAGACACATTCTGATCCTCATTTCCTGAAAAAATCAATGTTGTATTATTCTGTTGAACGCTTCCTCCTCCCAATTTTTCGAAGTCTCCTTTGACCTCTAGGGTGGAAGGTAATTCCTTAATCGCTGCTCCCGAAAAAAATAAATTTCGATATGTTTCAACTTCTCCAGAACCTGCCAATTCTGAGGTAATAAATTGCTGATTACCACTTTCCCCTTGATAGAAAACATTTCCTTCCAGGGATATGGTGGCTGCATTAATTTCAGGTTGGTTCCCTTTTAAAACTAAATTCCCACCTTCTTCTATTTCAAAAAGCGAGGAAGGCTGCGTAGAAGACCTGAAAGTTATTCCTTCAGAACACTTAGTTTCCAAGGTTGCCCCATCTTCCACAACCAAGTCACCATAAGCCCCTTCTCCAAAATCATCATTAGAATTGAAAGATAGGGTGGAACAACCTTTTTCTTCCATCCAATTTTGTACAACAGTCCCTGACTTAATAGTAAATTTGTTGGCTTTGAAAGGTTCATTAATGACAAATTCAGTTCCAACCCCTCCATCAAAAACGACTGAATAGGTACTATTTATTGAGAACCCGCTCCAAGCTCCCTCCTCAATAATAGTTCGGGAATCTCCCTTAAAAACTATTTTACTACCCAGGCTGTTTCCAATCCAATTATTGGTATTCCAGGCACCACGTGATGTTCCAGGGGCATCTCCTTCAAAAGCATTTAGACTACCATATATGTGCAGTTCCCAGCCATTAATATTAATTTTTTGGTCTGCCCCTATTGCAGCATTTAAATATAAACTTTTAACCTCCTCATCCTGCCTTAAAGTCACCAAGTGGGCATTTTCAATGTAAATGTCATAATCTTTATCGGGCTTTTTACTGGCAGCCACCCAATCACTTCCATTATAAATCTCCCAGATCTCTACTGCATCAAAATAACCAGAAGAAACCGTCCGGTAAGCATTCACCGTTTGGGCATCACAAGGGGCTGAGATTATCCCTCCGGTAATTAATATTACCGATATTATCTCGTACATTCGTTTCGGATAAAGCCTATCCAAAAAATGATTGTAGTCTAAAAAAGTCATAGTCAAAAAGTTAGCTTTGTAATAAATTTAACCAGATAATCTTATTCATGAAAAAAATTGCCTTATTTTTTTTACTTGTTTCATTGGATATTTCTATTCTACAAGCGCAAAATTACCAGGTCAGTTTGTTGACTTGCGACCCAGGGGAAGAACTCTACAGTGCTTTTGGGCATTCAGCAGTTCGTGTGAAGGACATATTGAGTGGCAGGGATTTAGTTTTTAATTATGGCACTTTTGATTTCAATACCCCTAATTTTTATCTGAAATTTTCGAGGGGAAAACTGGACTATATGTTAAGTGTAAGCACTTATCAGCAATTTATTGACCATTACACTTATCTGGAAAGGGAGGTAAGGGAGCAGGTACTGGATTTAAATCCGGAACAGACTGCCAGAGCAGTAAAATTTTTGCGGGAAAATTACCAACCTGAAAACCGGTTTTACCGCTATGATTTCTTTTATGATAATTGTGCCACCCGGATACGGGATTTATTTGAAGTGGTTTTGGGTGATCAATTGGAGTGGAAAGATCCTGGGGGAATAGAGGAAAAAACTTTCCGAACCCTAATTGATGAATATGTATATCCCTTACCCTGGGCAGATTTAGGCATTGACCTGGCACTAGGCAGTGTCATTGATCAAAATGCAAAAGAAAGGGAAAAACAGTTTTTGCCGGATTATATGGAAGCCGCATTTTCTAGGGCTGAAATAGTTGGGGATGGACCAACCAGGCCCTTGGTTAAAAAACAACAAACCGTCCTCAAACTTCCTCCAGTTAAAATTCCCGGGAGCATATTCAATCCATATGTCTTATTTTGGTTGGTAGCCATAATATTTATTATCATTACTTATATCGGTTTCAAAAAGAAGAGGCTTTATATCGGTTTTGATTTGGCCTTATTTGGGATTCTCAGCATTATCGGAATAGTGGTATTTTTATTATGGTTTTTTACCGAGCATACAGCTACAAAATACAATTGGAACTTGCTTTGGGCTTTTCCGGTCCACGGTTGTTTGCTTTATGGATTGACCCAGAAATATCCTGCCCAATGGGTAAGAAAATACCTTTTGTTTGCCCTTATTCTTGCCGATGCTGCCATAGTTTTCTGGATTATGGGCTGGCAGTCATTTCACCCTAGTATCCTGCCCCTGATATTGGTGGTTATCTTGCGGACAAATTACCTTTATTATAACTTGGAGCGATTAAAAGCCGCCGGAAGAAATGTTATGGTGAAATAAACTTTTCTTCTGTATTTTCATGTTACTCAAGGATATTGATTTATTATGGATTTTAAGATTATTTCCGAATATAGCCCTACCGGTGACCAACCCCAAGCCATTAAAAAATTATCAGAAGGAGTTAAAGAAGGCGATCCAGCCCAAGTATTATTGGGAGTTACTGGTTCTGGTAAGACATTTACCATAGCCAATGTTATTCAGGAGGTACAAAAACCAACATTGGTACTATGCCATAACAAAACCCTCGCAGCCCAGCTATATGGGGAATTCAAGCAGTTTTTTCCTGAAAATGCAGTGGAGTATTTTATTTCCTATTATGATTATTATCAACCGGAAGCCTTTATACCATCAAGTGGGGTGTACATCGAAAAGGATTTGTCCATCAATGAGGAAATCGAAAAACTTCGCTTAAGCGCCACCTCCTCTTTATTAAGTGGTAGACGGGATGTCATTGTCGTGGCCTCGGTTTCCTGTATTTACGGTATTGGTAACCCTGAGGAATTTGGAAAAAATGTAATCAAACTTCAGGAAGGCGATCGGATTCCCAGAAATCAGTTGTTGTTTAAACTTGTGGATATACTTTACAGCCGGGCCAACCATGATTTCAAACATGGAACATTTCGGGTAAAAGGTGATACCGTTGATATTTTTGTTGCCTACGCAGATTTTGCATACCGCATTTATTTTTGGGGCGATGAAATAGAAGCCATCCAAAGAGTAGAGCCGGAAACCGGCAAAAAAATCTCGGATGAAAAAATCATCACCATCTTCCCAGCCAACCTTTTTGTTACCGGCAAGGACGTATTGGATGTGGCCATTAAGGAAATTCAAGACGACCTGATGGCTCAAATTTCCTTTTTTGAAAAAGATATGAGGTTGGAAGAAGCCAGCAGGTTGAAGGAAAGGACAGAGTTTGACCTGGAAATGATGAGGGAACTGGGTTATTGTTCGGGCGTAGAAAACTATTCCAGGTATTTTGACAGAAGAGCAGCAGGAGCCAGGCCTTTCTGCTTGTTGGATTATTTTCCGGATGATTTTTTGATGGTGGTAGACGAAAGCCATGTAACCATGCCCCAAATCAGGGCCATGTGGGGAGGGGACCGCTCCCGAAAGGTCAATCTGGTTGATTTTGGTTTCAGGCTTCCTTCTGCATTGGACAACAGGCCTTTGAAGTTTGATGAATTTGAAAACCTTACCAACCAGATCATTTATGTCTCCGCCACACCGGCCGATTATGAACTCAATCAAACCGATGGCTTGGTAGTCGAACAAATAATCCGGCCAACCGGCCTATTGGATCCATTGATTGATGTTAGGCCCAGTGGAAATCAAATCGATGATCTGATGGAGGAAATAGATCAAACCATTCAACAAGGTGATAGGGCTTTGGTCACTACCTTGACTAAAAGAATGGCCGAAGAACTCCACAAATTTTTGGAAAGGGCCGGGATCAAATGCCGGTATATCCACTCAGAAGTAAAATCCCTGGATCGGGTGGAAATCCTCCGGGAACTTCGATTGGGGGTGTTTGATGTGCTGGTGGGGGTGAATCTTCTGCGGGAAGGATTGGATCTGCCTGAGGTTTCCCTGGTAGCCATCTTGGATGCGGACAAGGAAGGTTTCCTTAGAAATGAACGGAGTTTGGTACAGACCATAGGTAGGGCCGCAAGAAACGAAAATGGCCGGGTGATCATGTATGCAGACAGGACTACCAAATCCATGAAAAAAGCCATTGATGAAACCAAAAGGAGAAGATTTATTCAGATGGCATATAATGAGGAGCATGGCATCGTTCCTAAAACCGTGATCAAATCCCGTGAAAGGATTATGGGGCAAACTAAGGTTGCAGATAGTAAGAAGAATGCTAAATATTATGATGACCATTTCACCGATGAGCAATCCTATGCAGCGGATCCGGTGGTACAGTATTTGAGCAAGGACAAGCTGGAGAAATTGATTCCCCAAACCCAAAAACAAATGGAAAAGGCTGCCAAAGAGCTTAATTTTATGGAGGCCGCCCGCTTGAGGGACGAATGGGAGGGATTGAAAAAACGCTTGGAAGAGCTCAAAAGAATGGACGCATGAAAAAGAAGATCACCTTAATGGCCTTAGGCCTTTTTTTATTATTTTACTACCGTGCTGAAGCCCAACAAGCAGAAGGCAGCTATTTAATTTCAGGAGCTATTGACCTGGTAAGAACCGATGCACCAGGAGTGATCAGGAGGTACCAAATCGGAACAGAAATCAATTATTTCCACAGGCATTTCCTTTCCTTTTCTGGAGGTTACGAATTTAACTATAACCATTCCAACCAAGTAACATTGGGAGCCAGGGCTTACCCTTTTGAACCTCTTTTTGCAAGGATTAGGGGATTGGTTGGAAAAGAAAGTGATGTGGCAATTGGCTTGGGATATACTTTTAATGCTTCGTACCGTATAAGGTTTGAGGGTATGGTTGATTATTATGCCATTAGTAATGTGGCAGGATTAAGGGCTGGAATCAGCTTTTTAATTAGATAAACAAAAAAGGAAATGACACTTCGGGAGGTGACAAAACTGGCGCAGCAAGGCGAAGGGTTGCATATTGAATTCAAAAAGAAAGTGTCAAACCCTGAAAAAATAGTAAGGGAAGTCATTGCCTTGGCCAACACTGATGGTGGTTACCTGATGATCGGTGTGGATGATGACAAGACAGTGAGTGGTCATAGGTATATTGACGAAGAAGTATATGTCCTGGACAAAGCCATCAAAGACCTGATCCGTCCGATGGTCCAATATGAACAATGGATCATCCCCATCAATGAAAAGAAGGGCGTGGCTGTTTACCATTTTGAAAAAAGCCCCAAAAGACCCCATTATTTATATGAAGAAGGAAGGAAAAAATCTTTTGTCCGGGCAGATGACCGCACCATTCAGGCCAGCAGGGAAGTTTGGCAGATATTAAGAAGGCAAAAAAAGCCAAAAGATATCATCTTCAATTATGGAGAAAAAGAAACCAAGCTGATGCAAGCACTGGGGGACAAATCATCCATTACTTTAAAAGAATACTCCAAAATTGCAAAATTGCCCAGGTTTATTGCTTCCAAAACCTTGATAAGATTGGTTTTGGCTAATGTACTGGAAGTAGTTCCCCAGGAAAAGGAGGACGTGTATATGCTCAAAAATCTTCCATAACTTCCTCCAAAGCCGCTTGAACCAAATCATTTTCATATCCACGGTATAACAAAAACC includes the following:
- a CDS encoding Lnb N-terminal periplasmic domain-containing protein; its protein translation is MKKIALFFLLVSLDISILQAQNYQVSLLTCDPGEELYSAFGHSAVRVKDILSGRDLVFNYGTFDFNTPNFYLKFSRGKLDYMLSVSTYQQFIDHYTYLEREVREQVLDLNPEQTARAVKFLRENYQPENRFYRYDFFYDNCATRIRDLFEVVLGDQLEWKDPGGIEEKTFRTLIDEYVYPLPWADLGIDLALGSVIDQNAKEREKQFLPDYMEAAFSRAEIVGDGPTRPLVKKQQTVLKLPPVKIPGSIFNPYVLFWLVAIIFIIITYIGFKKKRLYIGFDLALFGILSIIGIVVFLLWFFTEHTATKYNWNLLWAFPVHGCLLYGLTQKYPAQWVRKYLLFALILADAAIVFWIMGWQSFHPSILPLILVVILRTNYLYYNLERLKAAGRNVMVK
- a CDS encoding T9SS C-terminal target domain-containing protein, translated to MTFLDYNHFLDRLYPKRMYEIISVILITGGIISAPCDAQTVNAYRTVSSGYFDAVEIWEIYNGSDWVAASKKPDKDYDIYIENAHLVTLRQDEEVKSLYLNAAIGADQKININGWELHIYGSLNAFEGDAPGTSRGAWNTNNWIGNSLGSKIVFKGDSRTIIEEGAWSGFSINSTYSVVFDGGVGTEFVINEPFKANKFTIKSGTVVQNWMEEKGCSTLSFNSNDDFGEGAYGDLVVEDGATLETKCSEGITFRSSTQPSSLFEIEEGGNLVLKGNQPEINAATISLEGNVFYQGESGNQQFITSELAGSGEVETYRNLFFSGAAIKELPSTLEVKGDFEKLGGGSVQQNNTTLIFSGNEDQNVSNWAMEVDELEIDKSAGEIRVDNDITVIDNFLMNKGSLDLSNNNLFFNTSGLGSYQYTGGTWLNLAEVHYENIPSILNAENATFPFIDQKEGGIRKLQLVGNHSASNPDITIQYHEAKGVNQDPGFQDDDGTPILYQLNSYFTFSGTMAGTEDLELKISADNLIVEDADDLRIVGNQEAAPGMHLPGEMVGGEAWSKREVSFDELNGNDFTIGSYRVATILPVYWLNYRANQSEKGNLIFWEIGGKDRLKLFYLYRSLGGIDHFEKIGKVNPKVNQVKQDYSFLDGGIINGELAYYQIEILKKDGKRIFSPVFKLEQNQNFQFTGLAIGPNPYSGGNLYLNVSKKWLKHEFKIHLQDCQGTFIAQFRGKGKLIFQDLKNTLKEQSAGLYFISFIHPSGIQVLKWVKQ
- a CDS encoding AlbA family DNA-binding domain-containing protein — its product is MTLREVTKLAQQGEGLHIEFKKKVSNPEKIVREVIALANTDGGYLMIGVDDDKTVSGHRYIDEEVYVLDKAIKDLIRPMVQYEQWIIPINEKKGVAVYHFEKSPKRPHYLYEEGRKKSFVRADDRTIQASREVWQILRRQKKPKDIIFNYGEKETKLMQALGDKSSITLKEYSKIAKLPRFIASKTLIRLVLANVLEVVPQEKEDVYMLKNLP
- a CDS encoding DUF4270 family protein yields the protein MKVTTTSITNLPAKLACSLLLSLTFASSCTDPTDIGLELDPNTNQIGVFYKEIPLSASLVLIDSVNTTNSSVLVAGGDISSYFGRTESIGYSRMAFNPVTTKPGEDAIFDSARFDLNIIGLTSEDMDELKSFSAHQLTEPILDTVYYNFDQLAYEETAFATGSFELEANSDTTVSMVVEEAFAQDLFSKLQNNDPVFENIFTFRDYFPGFALKGNPDEETTLTIQMGSSTGMRLYYHSEGDTTSTAYNITTFQSRHFNGVISDRTGTPTEIVQVPNTAYDPGELAGSKANLGLILKLDMEPLRTFLDTAHNINLNQASLEMGPTENFSDSKLPPSNLIMYFADENNKIQTREADGALLSVQRENAPQVATDSEGNYIPAVSSGGSSALIFDSEKYIYQQQITSYINALYRFDELDRTDLLLYPRTPSNPSYINDLVRSLREYIVNQNSISLKIYYSKLR
- the glmS gene encoding glutamine--fructose-6-phosphate transaminase (isomerizing) translates to MCGIVAYVGKQDALPIIIKGLKRLEYRGYDSAGVALLNDSGLSVYKKKGKVSELENSLKDNANLKSLIGIGHTRWATHGEPNDVNAHPHYSSSENFAMIHNGIIENYEVIKTDLINKGYKFHSETDSEVFINFIEDIYKKNQCSLEEAVRLALQKVVGAYAIVLMNKEEPDTLIAARKGSPLVIGVGKEEYFLASDATPIIEYTNQVVYLDDYEIAVIRNNNLQIKTIENVETHPYINQLDMELEAIEKGGFDHFMLKEIYEQPRSIADCMRGRLDVKSGRLVLGGLRDYMKKFQNAHRIIITACGTSWHAGLVAEYLFEEFARIPVEVEYASEFRYRNPVINERDFVIAISQSGETADTLAAIELAKSKGATIFGVCNVVGSSIARATHAGSYTHAGPEIGVASTKAFTAQISVLSMMALMLGYQRGTLPEGQFIQFLHELETVPAKVEKALALNSQVEEIAKQFKDVRNFLYLGRGYNFPVALEGALKLKEISYIHAEGYPAAEMKHGPIALIDEEMPVVFIATRDSSYEKVVSNIQEVKARKGKIIAVVTEGDTMVKKMADHTIEIPSSHEAFVPLISVIPLQLLSYHIAVMRGCNVDQPRNLAKSVTVE
- the uvrB gene encoding excinuclease ABC subunit UvrB translates to MDFKIISEYSPTGDQPQAIKKLSEGVKEGDPAQVLLGVTGSGKTFTIANVIQEVQKPTLVLCHNKTLAAQLYGEFKQFFPENAVEYFISYYDYYQPEAFIPSSGVYIEKDLSINEEIEKLRLSATSSLLSGRRDVIVVASVSCIYGIGNPEEFGKNVIKLQEGDRIPRNQLLFKLVDILYSRANHDFKHGTFRVKGDTVDIFVAYADFAYRIYFWGDEIEAIQRVEPETGKKISDEKIITIFPANLFVTGKDVLDVAIKEIQDDLMAQISFFEKDMRLEEASRLKERTEFDLEMMRELGYCSGVENYSRYFDRRAAGARPFCLLDYFPDDFLMVVDESHVTMPQIRAMWGGDRSRKVNLVDFGFRLPSALDNRPLKFDEFENLTNQIIYVSATPADYELNQTDGLVVEQIIRPTGLLDPLIDVRPSGNQIDDLMEEIDQTIQQGDRALVTTLTKRMAEELHKFLERAGIKCRYIHSEVKSLDRVEILRELRLGVFDVLVGVNLLREGLDLPEVSLVAILDADKEGFLRNERSLVQTIGRAARNENGRVIMYADRTTKSMKKAIDETKRRRFIQMAYNEEHGIVPKTVIKSRERIMGQTKVADSKKNAKYYDDHFTDEQSYAADPVVQYLSKDKLEKLIPQTQKQMEKAAKELNFMEAARLRDEWEGLKKRLEELKRMDA